A genomic segment from Nicotiana tabacum cultivar K326 chromosome 7, ASM71507v2, whole genome shotgun sequence encodes:
- the LOC107760468 gene encoding cyclin-U2-1, with the protein MALAVTNSNISPRKLRDDLYFYSYQQDSNIPLVISVLASLIERNLARNQRIAKNCTWALSKNVRTRVFDCHETPDMTIQSYLERIFRYTRAGPSVYVVAYVYIDRFCQLYPEFRISPRNVHRLLITTIMVASKYVEDMNYRNSYFARVGGLTTNEMNKLEMEFLFMMGFKFHVNVSVFESYCCHLEREVSIGGGYEIERTLRCAEEIKSKQRKERRCSQITRVLL; encoded by the exons ATGGCCTTGGCTgtaacaaactcaaatatatctCCAAGAAAACTAAGGGATGATCTATACTTTTACTCATATCAACAAGACTCAAATATCCCATTAGTGATCTCAGTTCTTGCTTCTTTAATTGAGAGAAATTTGGCTAGGAATCAAAGGATAGCAAAAAACTGTACATGGGCATTATCCAAGAATGTAAGAACAAGAGTATTTGACTGCCATGAAACACCAGATATGACAATACAATCATATTTGGAGAGAATTTTTAGATATACAAGAGCTGGACCTTCAGTTTATGTGGTTGCTTATGTATATATTGATAGATTCTGTCAACTCTATCCTGAGTTCAGAATTAGTCCAAGAAATGTACATAGGCTACTCATTACCACTATTATGGTTGCTTCCAAATATGTTGAAGACat GAATTATAGGAATTCATATTTTGCAAGAGTAGGAGGATTGACAAcaaatgaaatgaacaaattggagATGGAGTTTTTATTCATGATGGGGTTCAAGTTTCATGTGAATGTAAGTGTTTTTGAGAGCTATTGCTGCCATTTGGAAAGGGAAGTGAGCATAGGAGGAGGTTATGAAATTGAGAGGACTTTAAGGTGTGCTGAGgaaatcaaatcaaaacaaagaaaagaaagaagatgtAGCCAAATTACTAGAGTTTTGCTgtaa